The window CACGGAGACTTCGGGCAACGAGAAGGAGCATGCGAAGATCTGGTTCAAGCTCGTCGCGGGCATCGGCACGACGGCGGAGAACCTTGAGGCAGCCGCTGATGGCGAGCACGAGGAATGGACGTCGATGTATCCCGAGTTTGCCAAGGTCGCAAGGGAAGAGGGCTTCACGAAGATCGCAAATCTCTTCGAGGCCGTCGCAAAGATCGAGAAGGAGCACGAGGAGCGTTATCGCCTCTTGCTCGCAAACGTCAAGGATGAGAAGGTCTTCAAGAAGGACGATAAGATCATCTGGCAGTGCCGCAACTGCGGCTACGTCTGCGAATCGCCGCAGGCACCGCAGGTCTGTCCTGTCTGCGCCCATCCGCAGGCATATTTTGAACAGCTCAAGAAGAATTATTGATTCAGCGCGTCCTGCAAAAGGAAACGGGGCTGCTGCACGTCCATTTCGTGCAGCAGCCCCGTTTTTTAGCTGTATGATCGCGCGCCGACTATACCCGCGTGCTGAAGTTTGCCACATAGCCGAGCTGGGCGGCGTGGTCGTGGAAGAAGTCGAACATCGTAGTGAACATGTCGCGGTTCTCCTTCTTCATGGCGTTCGTCATGATCTTTAACGCACCCTTCGCGCCTTCGTCGTGCAGGATGCCCGGCGGGTCGAGGAGCGTCATATCGCCATGCTTCTGCTCCGTACGGAAGGCATGCTTCTCGATCGTTTCCTTCCAGCCTGCAAGCGTCAGCGGCTCGACGTGGACGTTGATCGCCTTGGAAAGCCCGGCCATAAGCTCGTGCTGCACCTTCGGGTCTTTCTCTCGGAAGACGACGTCGTGCGTCAGAAGGACGCCGCCGGGCTTCAGGACGCGCGAATACTCCTTGAGCGCGCGCTCCTTGTCCTCACCGATGAGCATCGTAAGCATCGCCTCGTTGATGACGACATCGAAGCTCGCATCCTCGAAGGGCAGCGCGAAAGCGCTGCCGTTGACGACGGAGAGTTTGTCTTCGAGCTTCTTTTTCTTGATATTTTCACGCGCTTTTTCGAGCGCCGCCTCATCGAGGTCTATGCCGACGACTTCGCAGCCGTACCGCTCGGCGACGAGGATCATCGTCGTCCCCATGTTGCACGCAACTTCAAGAACTTTGGACGACGGCTCGATCTTCGCCTTCTCCAAGAGCCAGTTCGTCGCGTCGATGCCGCCTGGGCGCAGCTTCGTCTTCCCCATTCTCGCCAAAAAGGTATGTCCTGCTTCACGCATGATCGTCATCTCCTTTATATAATAGGCAGTTATCTCTATTGATTCTCATTATAGTAAAGAAAAGACAAAAAGTCAACAGTTTTCCTATTGAATTTATATGATTTTTACATCTGTGCCGAAAGCGCGGCGCAGAAGCTGTCCGTTTTTTACGACAGGACTCAAGCGCGTGCAGCAGCCGTTCTTTCTTGCTATAATAAACACAGCGTTTTCTCAAGACGAGAGAATGGTGTGCGATACAGGGAGGAGTACCCCACAATGAAACCATACGAAAAGTACATGTTGATCAGCGACCTTGACGGTACAATCGTGCCGCATGGGAAGGCGATTTCTGCGGCGAATGCGGAGGCGATTCGCACTTTTGTCGCGGGCGGCGGCCTTTTTGGCATCGCGACGGGGCGCACGCCCGAGGCGGCGGGCGGCTATGTCCGCGGACTGCCGATCACGGCGCCGAGCATCTTCTTCAACGGTTCCATGCTCTACGACTGGCAGGCGCGGAAGGTTCTCGCGCAAAGAAATTTGCAGGGCGCAGAAGACTCGCCCAATATCTGGCCGCGCTTCGCCGCCGAGTGCTTGAAGATGTTTCCGCAGGCGTGCGTCGAGGTCTATACGAAAGAAGCCTGCTGCATCGTCAGCCCTGAAGAGAACGACGATCCGCGGCTCGTTCGGGAGTTCTATCGCTGCCGGCATGCAGCTCTTGCCGACGTTTCCGACATGCAGCGGACACCGTGGCTCAAACTCCTCGTCTGCGATGCGCCGCCCGCGCTGCACCGTGTGGAGCGTCTTGCGAAGAACTTCGGCACAGCGAGTCTCAGCCATCATTTCTACTCCGAGGCCAATTATTATGAGTTTGTCGCCCAAGGCGTATCGAAGGGCGCCATGATCGAAGAGATTCGAGGGCTTCCCATCTGCCAAGGAAGGCGCATCATCGCTCTTGGCGACTACTTGAACGACTGGGAGATGATCGAGCTTGCCGACATCGGCATCGCCTCGGGCAACGCGCATGAGAGTATCAAGCAGGCCGCTGACTTCACGGGCTGCCGGGCGGAAGATGATCTCGTCGTCTGGCTGCTCGCACATTTCGCTGAAATCACGGCGCAGAAAAGCGCGGATTGATGCGCCGCGTCCTTTCGCCCCCTGCGCTCCGCGCCGATCAGCTTTGCACGGGTCGTGCGGCAAAACTGCCGCATCATGCAAAAATCCCTGCCGTCAATCGGACGGCAGGGATTTCTCTTCAAGCGAAAAGGCGAAGGGCAGCAGTTCTTCTTTGGTCACGACGCGGCGCTTTCCCGCGAGGTTGGCGAGGATGATGCGCTCGACGGCGAATTCGGCGATGACCTGGCGGCACGCGCCGCACGGCGAGCACGGCAGCTCGCCGTCTGCGACGACGGCGAGTGCCGCAAAGCGTCGGACGCCCGCAGCGACGGCGCTGAAGATGGCGGTGCGCTCGGCGCAGTTCGTCAGACCGTAAGAGGCGTTTTCGATGTTGCAGCCCAAGAAGACGCGCCCGTCGGGCGCGAGCGCCGCCGCGCCGACGGCAAAGCCCGAATACGGCACATAGGCATGGGCGCGCGCTTTCTTGGCAAGCTCGATGAGGGATTCATCGTCCATCTGCGCCGCCCTCCTTCTCTTCACGTCTTGCCATGGCGGCGCGGATCTCAGCGAGGAGTGCGTCGCTCATGATGTCTTTTGCCTCTTCCTCATGCGCCCTTTCGGCGTGGCCGAAGCTTTCCTTCGTGACGCGCGCGAAGATGCGCGGGCGCTTCTCGGGCGGCTCGGCCGTGATCTCA of the Selenomonas sputigena genome contains:
- the rbr gene encoding rubrerythrin — encoded protein: MELKGSQTEKNLWAAFAGESQAYTKYGYYASRAKKDGFEQISALFTETSGNEKEHAKIWFKLVAGIGTTAENLEAAADGEHEEWTSMYPEFAKVAREEGFTKIANLFEAVAKIEKEHEERYRLLLANVKDEKVFKKDDKIIWQCRNCGYVCESPQAPQVCPVCAHPQAYFEQLKKNY
- a CDS encoding cytidine deaminase codes for the protein MDDESLIELAKKARAHAYVPYSGFAVGAAALAPDGRVFLGCNIENASYGLTNCAERTAIFSAVAAGVRRFAALAVVADGELPCSPCGACRQVIAEFAVERIILANLAGKRRVVTKEELLPFAFSLEEKSLPSD
- a CDS encoding HAD-IIB family hydrolase; translation: MKPYEKYMLISDLDGTIVPHGKAISAANAEAIRTFVAGGGLFGIATGRTPEAAGGYVRGLPITAPSIFFNGSMLYDWQARKVLAQRNLQGAEDSPNIWPRFAAECLKMFPQACVEVYTKEACCIVSPEENDDPRLVREFYRCRHAALADVSDMQRTPWLKLLVCDAPPALHRVERLAKNFGTASLSHHFYSEANYYEFVAQGVSKGAMIEEIRGLPICQGRRIIALGDYLNDWEMIELADIGIASGNAHESIKQAADFTGCRAEDDLVVWLLAHFAEITAQKSAD
- a CDS encoding class I SAM-dependent methyltransferase; this translates as MREAGHTFLARMGKTKLRPGGIDATNWLLEKAKIEPSSKVLEVACNMGTTMILVAERYGCEVVGIDLDEAALEKARENIKKKKLEDKLSVVNGSAFALPFEDASFDVVINEAMLTMLIGEDKERALKEYSRVLKPGGVLLTHDVVFREKDPKVQHELMAGLSKAINVHVEPLTLAGWKETIEKHAFRTEQKHGDMTLLDPPGILHDEGAKGALKIMTNAMKKENRDMFTTMFDFFHDHAAQLGYVANFSTRV